A part of Larimichthys crocea isolate SSNF unplaced genomic scaffold, L_crocea_2.0 scaffold38, whole genome shotgun sequence genomic DNA contains:
- the LOC109140237 gene encoding uncharacterized protein LOC109140237, whose protein sequence is MSTIIRCVYFLFIYLFFDITLLPFIRYSCGIRVLRMMRERTMGNSVTQLYKKLQEQHSEAWMERVLQYLTACEPFTRSTVVRPPVFAEPPCLPALPKPKWLLAVYARDVLSRLHEVKAKITSIFGSVLKMDSTKKVTKKLAGAAAGTAAWCTNVGNEYGQVLVSVLTAGEGQALDTMAAGLVKRYRTAGEAPPKVIYVDRDCCSQHSPCRVKAMFAGWDELQVRLDIWHFMRRFAAGVTTEAHPLYGIFMARLSTCIFEWDPEDVAALRRAKEGELAARSVGHILEEAVSAHITRRELALHCRRRTRGVEETSRRIGELLGMEYLYSQTGKELTPVLQNQKRRTGSSVGPQLDRWVGQGPGFGGLPGGLVRLLPTDLQVTQIIQLWKALPEVDKQRVSYQPRHQERLKVGALRPRSGLESHRVWRVSSDA, encoded by the exons ATGTCAACCATTATTAGGTgcgtttattttttatttatttatttattttttgacattacACTCCTTCCTTTTATTAGATACTCGTGTGGCATCCGTGTGCTGAGGATGATGAGGGAGAGGACGATGGGCAACAGTGTGACCCAGCTGTATAAAAAGCTGCAGGAACAGCATAGTGAGGCATGGATGGAGCGTGTCCTGCAGTACCTCACAGCTTGTGAACCCTTCACAAGGTCCACTGTTGTCCGCCCCCCCGTCTTTGCTGAGCCTCCCTGCTTACCTGCCCTTCCCAAGCCCAAATGGCTGTTAGCAGTTTATGCCAGGGATGTCCTCAGCCGGCTGCATGAGGTGAAGGCCAAAATCACCTCCATCTTTGGCTCTGTCCTCAAGATGGACTCCACCAAAAAG GTCACGAAGAAGCTTGCCGGTGCTGCTGCAGGTACAGCTGCCTGGTGCACCAACGTCGGAAATGAGTACGGTCAAGTCCTAGTCTCAGTTCTGACAGCTGGTGAGGGACAAGCGCTTGACACCATGGCAGCTGGCCTGGTGAAGCGGTACAGGACGGCAGGTGAGGCACCACCCAAGGTGATCTATGTGGACAGAGACTGCTGCAGTCAGCATAGCCCTTGTCGGGTGAAGGCCATGTTCGCAGGGTGGGATGAGCTTCAGGTGCGCCTTGACATCTGGCATTTCATGCGCCGTTTTGCTGCAGGCGTCACCACTGAGGCTCACCCCCTGTATGGCATCTTCATGGCACGCCTGTCCACGTGCATTTTTGAGTGGGATCCGGAAGATGTTGCTGCTCTTCGCCGCGCCAAGGAAGGTGAGCTGGCAGCAAGAAGTGTCGGCCACATCTTGGAGGAGGCGGTGAGCGCTCACATCACCCGGAGGGAGTTGGCGCTGCACTGCAGGAGGAGGACCAGAGGGGTGGAGGAGACCAGCAGACGGATCG GTGAATTGCTGGGAATGGAGTACTTGTACAGCCAGACTGGCAAGGAGCTGACTCCAGTGCTCCAGAaccagaagaggaggacag GGAGCAGTGTTGGACCGCAACTGGATCGCTGGGTGGGACAAGGTCCAGGATTTGGCGGTTTACCTGGTGGTCTCGTGAGGCTGCTACCTactgacctgcaggtgacccAGATCATCCAGCTGTGGAAAGCTCTCCCTGAGGTTGACAAGCAGCGTGTCAGCTACCAGCCTCGCCATCAAGAGCGCCTGAAAGTGGGCGCTTTAAGGCCCCGAAGCGGTCTGGAGTCACACCGGGTGTGGAGAGTGTCAAGCGATGCTTGA